AAATAaatcaacattttatttatgcccttcctctttccccaatAGGGAATCTAATTTATCTTCTGATGGCTAAGTATgccttttaaaactaaaatagccAGAGTTAAAATCACTTTCAGGGCCAAGTATCATCTAGTTTCAGCCATGTTTGATGGTACTGGtgtaaataaatgtatgtagTCCTTAGCTAAAGCCCACACATACTTTGTGCCTTCAACTGTTTAATTTTTCAAGTCCTTGCCATTATCCTTGTTTTTCTAAGCATACTTCCTGACTTAGGGCATCTGCTGTCTTGATAGAATCGCATGCATGAGAGCATGAAGCTGTTTGACAGCATCTGTAACAACAAGTGGTTCACAGAAACATCCATCATCCTTTTCCTCAACAAAAAGGATCTCTTTGAGGAGAAGATCATCCATAGCGCCTTGACCATCTGTTTCCCAGAGTACACAGGTAGAGATTTGTACTTCTTTTCTCAGTCAATTCTTGCTCTCAAATGTGGTTACTCATTTGTGATCCTTTTGGCCTGGCAGAAGTGCAATTGAGGTTGCGTCTCAAAAAGTTATCTTCCCTGTACCGTGTTACCTCTCCTCTCCTGTTGTTTCCAGTGCTGGGGTTTACTTGTGTGTTAGAAGCAGAACCAGTGTGAAAGAGTGCCAGACCTCTTGTTACATGATCAATTCCTTTCTCACTtgtggcagagcagcagtgatAACTCTGCCTGCACCTTCTTTGTGTGCAGGTTTAATTCTGGGAAGTTCCTCTTGCTTTATTCACTGGAGGGCAGTAGTGTGTTACAGGCCTGGGACTGTAGGCTTTTATTCTATGATAGATAAAAGATGAAGCAGTTTAGCATGTATTC
This window of the Sphaerodactylus townsendi isolate TG3544 unplaced genomic scaffold, MPM_Stown_v2.3 scaffold_581, whole genome shotgun sequence genome carries:
- the LOC125425490 gene encoding guanine nucleotide-binding protein G(i) subunit alpha-2-like; this encodes MFDVGGQRSERKKWIHCFEGVTAIIFCVALSAYDLVLAEDEEMNRMHESMKLFDSICNNKWFTETSIILFLNKKDLFEEKIIHSALTICFPEYTGRDLYFFSQSILALKCGYSFVILLAWQKCN